The proteins below are encoded in one region of Paenibacillus sp.:
- a CDS encoding LacI family DNA-binding transcriptional regulator: protein MPADIRQVAQQAGVSTATVSHVINNTRFVSEKTKKKVYEAMKLLNYQPNSVARSLRSHKTNTIGLVVPILPSDTSNFFFMTVAQGIQSKLKHHGYHLLLSTNTTESIEDEREQIRLFNSKQIDGLFIASIAEETSYLNDIVSNYPVVFIDRRARGYEADCVIADGYGGSYKAVKTLIDKGHRNIGLITGGLGISTSDERFNGYRQALADHGIPYEEDMVRIAHPSFESGYENAKRLLDEQNVTALFIANNVLTMGAMKYLQDMNIRIPEQLAVIGFDDYDWTRITTPPLTVIRQPSFELGEKAAEVMLERLADSAKPFEEYCLDTALVLRGSC, encoded by the coding sequence ATGCCGGCGGATATTCGCCAAGTGGCGCAGCAAGCGGGAGTCTCCACCGCTACCGTATCTCACGTCATCAACAATACGAGATTCGTATCCGAGAAGACAAAAAAGAAAGTGTATGAGGCCATGAAGCTGCTGAACTATCAGCCGAATTCCGTGGCCAGAAGCTTACGAAGCCATAAGACGAACACGATCGGTTTGGTCGTGCCGATTTTACCTTCCGACACGTCGAACTTCTTTTTCATGACGGTCGCGCAGGGCATCCAGAGCAAACTGAAGCATCACGGGTACCATTTGCTGCTCAGCACGAATACGACGGAGTCGATCGAGGACGAACGCGAGCAAATCCGTTTGTTCAACTCGAAGCAGATCGACGGCTTGTTTATCGCGTCGATCGCCGAAGAGACGAGTTATTTGAACGACATCGTCTCGAATTACCCGGTCGTGTTCATCGATCGGAGAGCGAGAGGGTACGAAGCCGATTGCGTCATCGCCGACGGGTACGGAGGCTCGTACAAAGCGGTGAAGACGCTGATCGACAAGGGGCATCGGAACATCGGATTGATCACGGGCGGACTCGGCATCTCGACGAGCGACGAACGGTTCAACGGCTACCGGCAGGCGCTGGCCGACCACGGCATTCCTTACGAGGAAGACATGGTAAGGATCGCGCACCCCAGTTTCGAAAGCGGATACGAAAACGCCAAGCGGCTGCTTGACGAACAAAACGTAACCGCCCTGTTTATCGCCAACAATGTCCTCACGATGGGGGCAATGAAATATTTACAGGATATGAACATTCGCATTCCCGAACAGCTGGCCGTCATCGGCTTCGACGACTACGATTGGACGCGCATTACGACGCCGCCGCTCACCGTCATTCGGCAGCCGTCCTTCGAGCTCGGGGAGAAAGCCGCCGAAGTCATGCTCGAGCGGCTCGCCGATTCCGCGAAGCCGTTCGAAGAATATTGCTTGGATACCGCTCTCGTCTTGAGGGGTTCGTGCTGA
- a CDS encoding carbohydrate ABC transporter permease — translation MHIAARTSRGDRLFDAFNVIVLSLVALSVLYPLYFVLIASISNPDKVMAGEMWLWPNQPTFSGYERIFQDERIWTGYFNIVKYTVIGTALNLAMTLAGAYALSRKDLIGREAVMYFLLFTLFFSGGLIPTYLLVKELGMLNTMWALIIPKAVAFFNLIVTRTYFQSTIPDELLEAAKIDGCSDFGFFFRMALPLSKAIIAVMGLYYGVGHWNSYFDALIYLNEEKMYPLQLILRNILIQNQLSAQLLGDVQSLAEQRKIAELVKYGVIIVSALPLLIVYPLIQKYFVQGVMIGSIKG, via the coding sequence ATGCATATCGCAGCAAGAACGAGTAGAGGAGACCGCTTATTCGATGCGTTCAATGTCATCGTGTTGTCGCTCGTTGCGTTGTCCGTTTTGTATCCGCTGTATTTCGTGCTGATCGCCTCGATCAGCAATCCCGACAAGGTGATGGCGGGGGAAATGTGGCTGTGGCCGAACCAGCCGACGTTCAGCGGGTACGAACGCATTTTCCAAGACGAACGCATTTGGACAGGATATTTCAATATCGTCAAATATACGGTCATCGGCACCGCTCTTAACCTCGCTATGACGCTGGCAGGGGCGTACGCGCTGTCTCGCAAAGACTTGATCGGCCGGGAAGCCGTCATGTATTTCCTGCTGTTCACCCTGTTTTTCTCCGGCGGACTCATTCCGACCTATTTGCTCGTCAAAGAGCTAGGGATGCTCAACACGATGTGGGCGTTGATCATTCCGAAGGCGGTCGCCTTCTTCAATTTGATCGTGACGCGAACGTATTTCCAATCGACGATTCCGGACGAACTGCTCGAAGCCGCGAAAATCGACGGTTGTTCGGACTTCGGCTTCTTCTTCCGCATGGCGCTGCCGCTGTCGAAGGCGATCATCGCCGTCATGGGCCTCTACTATGGGGTGGGGCACTGGAATTCGTACTTCGATGCCCTTATCTACTTAAACGAGGAAAAGATGTACCCGCTGCAGCTCATCCTGCGCAATATTTTGATCCAGAACCAGCTGTCCGCGCAGTTGCTCGGCGACGTGCAGTCGCTCGCGGAGCAGCGGAAAATCGCGGAGCTGGTCAAATACGGCGTCATCATCGTGTCCGCTCTGCCGCTGCTGATCGTGTACCCGCTTATCCAAAAGTATTTCGTGCAGGGCGTCATGATCGGCAGCATCAAAGGGTAA
- a CDS encoding LamG-like jellyroll fold domain-containing protein: MPHELERLNAGLLAYWPFDEARGGYASDAAGGTEDEIHFALRKGKYQAPVDPIRRRGVRGNSLLFDGYSTFLRRSSGAIGRPANALTVAAWIAPRTYGRGDGGKLSAIVNQHNQEKAQGYIVGLYRDGSWSLQLGANGAWHEIWAPPSSLPLGAWTFVAATYDARSGRMALYANGEEVAARIVPDPSPIEPCGGDFLVGRHNDGVVLADAFVLNHFNGLMDELRVYDRALDAGEIAALFRLDVEAHGGAVPAAPPDDYVEIRRQRAGDRHRPQYHLSPPAHWMNEPHAPIYFNGKYHLFYQYDPQGPYWNHIHWGHWVSDDLVRWRDLPPALAPGDGFDRDGIWSGSACFDKDGVPVLFYTAGDFDAFPTQSVALARSRYPEDRDGDLTRWTKHPEPIVEQTQGQGLYGEFRDPFVWEEDGVWYMLVGTGTGDAGQGGTAAVYTSDGDMTRWTYRGPLYVSDYAKYPYLGVMWELPVLLPLPLRDGDAYRPSGKHVLLICPWGPGAKVEVNYWIGRWDREACRFTPDDEEPGLIDVGDFHFTGPSGMADPKTGRTLLFTIAQGERTPQIDYDSGWAHGAGLPVSLYLRPDGTLGVEPIEELRRLRGRQLVDARGGIEALNERLAAIQGDMLEIRLVFEDAGARRYGISLRRSPGGEEETLLVYDREREWLAVDRGKATLDPAERIGGVQGGTLALGGEPLRLAIYVDKSMIECYANERKSLTTRTYPSRSDALGLRLWADGPAERIAVEVWEMTPAFLTEA, encoded by the coding sequence TTGCCTCACGAGTTGGAACGTTTGAATGCGGGGCTGTTGGCGTACTGGCCGTTCGACGAAGCGCGCGGCGGATACGCGTCGGACGCCGCCGGCGGGACGGAGGACGAAATTCATTTCGCTTTGCGGAAAGGAAAGTATCAAGCGCCTGTCGATCCGATTCGAAGGCGCGGCGTCAGAGGCAACAGCCTGCTGTTCGACGGGTACTCCACCTTCCTGCGGCGGTCCAGCGGCGCGATCGGCCGGCCGGCGAACGCCTTGACCGTCGCGGCGTGGATCGCGCCGAGAACGTACGGCCGCGGCGACGGCGGAAAGCTGTCCGCGATCGTGAATCAACACAATCAGGAGAAAGCGCAGGGCTACATCGTCGGTCTATACCGGGACGGGTCTTGGTCGCTGCAGCTCGGCGCGAACGGGGCGTGGCACGAGATTTGGGCGCCGCCAAGCTCGCTGCCGCTCGGCGCATGGACGTTCGTCGCCGCGACGTACGACGCCCGGTCGGGGCGCATGGCGCTGTACGCGAACGGGGAGGAAGTCGCCGCGCGCATCGTTCCCGATCCGTCGCCGATCGAGCCGTGCGGCGGCGACTTCCTCGTCGGACGTCATAACGACGGCGTCGTGCTGGCGGATGCGTTCGTATTAAATCACTTTAACGGGCTGATGGACGAACTTCGCGTGTACGACCGCGCGTTGGACGCGGGCGAAATCGCCGCGTTGTTCCGGCTCGATGTCGAAGCGCACGGGGGCGCGGTTCCGGCGGCGCCGCCGGACGACTACGTCGAAATTCGCCGTCAGCGCGCCGGCGACCGCCACCGCCCGCAGTACCACTTGAGTCCGCCCGCGCACTGGATGAACGAGCCGCATGCGCCGATCTATTTCAACGGCAAATATCATCTGTTTTATCAGTACGACCCGCAAGGGCCGTACTGGAACCACATTCATTGGGGGCACTGGGTCAGCGACGACTTGGTGCGCTGGCGCGACCTGCCTCCGGCTCTCGCCCCCGGCGACGGGTTCGATCGGGATGGCATTTGGTCGGGCAGCGCGTGCTTCGACAAAGACGGCGTCCCCGTCTTGTTTTACACGGCGGGCGATTTCGACGCGTTCCCGACCCAGTCGGTCGCGCTCGCGAGAAGCCGGTACCCCGAAGATCGGGACGGCGACTTGACGCGCTGGACGAAGCATCCGGAGCCGATCGTCGAGCAGACGCAGGGGCAAGGCTTGTACGGCGAATTTCGCGATCCGTTCGTTTGGGAGGAAGACGGCGTCTGGTACATGCTCGTCGGCACCGGAACGGGCGATGCGGGCCAAGGCGGGACGGCTGCGGTATATACGTCGGACGGCGATATGACGCGATGGACGTACCGAGGCCCGCTATACGTGAGCGATTACGCCAAATATCCGTATCTCGGCGTCATGTGGGAGCTGCCGGTGCTGCTGCCGCTGCCCTTGAGGGATGGGGACGCGTATCGGCCGTCGGGCAAGCACGTGCTGTTGATATGTCCATGGGGGCCGGGCGCCAAAGTCGAGGTCAACTACTGGATCGGGCGGTGGGATCGGGAAGCGTGCCGGTTTACCCCGGACGACGAAGAGCCCGGCTTGATCGACGTCGGCGACTTCCACTTTACCGGACCGAGCGGCATGGCGGACCCGAAGACCGGTCGAACGCTGCTGTTCACGATCGCGCAGGGCGAGCGGACGCCGCAGATCGACTACGACAGCGGCTGGGCGCACGGCGCCGGGCTGCCCGTGTCCTTGTATCTGCGCCCGGACGGGACGCTCGGCGTGGAGCCGATCGAGGAGCTGCGACGGCTCCGGGGCAGGCAGTTGGTCGATGCGCGGGGCGGTATCGAAGCGCTGAACGAACGGCTGGCCGCGATCCAAGGGGACATGCTGGAAATTCGGCTCGTCTTCGAGGACGCCGGCGCCCGGCGGTACGGAATTTCCCTCAGGCGGTCGCCCGGCGGAGAGGAAGAGACGCTGCTCGTGTACGACAGAGAGCGGGAATGGTTGGCCGTCGACCGGGGCAAGGCGACGCTGGACCCCGCCGAGCGGATCGGCGGCGTGCAGGGCGGAACGCTTGCCCTAGGCGGCGAGCCGCTGCGACTCGCGATTTACGTCGATAAGTCGATGATCGAGTGCTACGCGAACGAACGGAAGAGCCTGACTACGCGAACGTACCCGTCCCGCAGCGACGCCTTAGGGCTGCGGCTGTGGGCGGACGGACCGGCGGAGAGAATTGCGGTAGAAGTTTGGGAAATGACGCCTGCGTTCCTAACGGAGGCATAA
- a CDS encoding ABC transporter permease, giving the protein MPHLRTAARRVLANWELYALIALPVAYFVIFRYLPMYGILIAFKEFSPAKGIWGSPWVGFDHFVAFFESYNFTQILRNTVVLSMLLLLIAFPIPILIALMINQVAHRRLKKFIQTSIYAPYFISTVVLIGMVYVFLSPNSGIVNNIIVALGGEPVLFMGKSEWFRPIYVFTDVWQNTGFASIVYLAALAGIDPHLHEAAVVDGANKWQRVRHIDLPGILPTVLIMFILAIGNLMNIGFEKAFLMQTDLNADASEIIPTYVYKIGIQRAQYSFSAAIGLFNAAINLILLVIVNQSVKKMNGNSLF; this is encoded by the coding sequence GTGCCGCATTTGAGAACCGCTGCGAGACGGGTATTGGCGAATTGGGAACTGTACGCGTTAATCGCTTTGCCTGTCGCCTACTTTGTTATTTTTCGGTATTTGCCGATGTACGGCATTTTGATCGCGTTCAAGGAATTTTCGCCCGCGAAAGGCATCTGGGGCAGCCCGTGGGTCGGGTTCGACCATTTCGTCGCCTTTTTCGAGTCGTACAATTTTACGCAAATTTTGAGGAACACGGTCGTTCTTAGTATGCTGCTGCTGCTGATCGCGTTTCCGATTCCGATCTTGATCGCGCTGATGATCAATCAGGTCGCGCACCGGCGGCTGAAAAAATTCATCCAAACGTCGATTTACGCGCCGTACTTTATTTCCACCGTCGTCTTGATCGGCATGGTGTATGTGTTCCTCTCGCCGAACAGCGGCATCGTCAACAACATCATCGTCGCCCTGGGCGGCGAACCGGTGTTGTTCATGGGGAAATCGGAGTGGTTCCGGCCGATCTACGTGTTTACCGATGTATGGCAAAATACGGGCTTCGCTTCGATCGTGTACCTCGCCGCGCTCGCCGGCATCGATCCGCATTTGCACGAAGCGGCCGTCGTGGACGGGGCGAACAAATGGCAGCGGGTGCGGCACATCGACTTGCCCGGCATTTTGCCGACGGTCCTCATCATGTTCATTCTGGCGATCGGCAACTTGATGAACATCGGGTTCGAGAAAGCGTTCCTGATGCAGACGGATTTGAACGCGGACGCATCGGAAATCATTCCGACCTACGTGTATAAAATCGGCATCCAGCGGGCGCAGTACAGTTTCTCGGCCGCGATCGGGCTGTTCAACGCCGCGATCAATTTGATCCTGCTCGTCATCGTCAACCAATCGGTGAAGAAGATGAACGGCAACAGTTTGTTCTAA
- a CDS encoding carbohydrate ABC transporter permease, with product MPALSRRKSSGDIAFDVLNYSLLIGLTLMILYPLYFILIASFSDPNRVNAGDVWLIPQGITFEGYLRIFRDGSIWIGYRNSLLYAALTALIGTTLAIMAAYPLSRRDFLGRNAFMIFFAVTLFFNGGLIPTYLLVKNLHLMDTIWAVVLVSAVDAFVIIIARTFFQGLPEEIREAAVVDGCTNMRYVLSFVLPLSKPIIAVLVLFAVVRQWNGFFDALIYLNDSEKYPLQLILRNILIENQPSGNLVDDIQTAMEKQRIVGLIKYGVIIVAALPLLILYPFLQRYFVKGVFIGSVKG from the coding sequence ATGCCGGCATTATCGAGACGAAAATCAAGCGGCGACATCGCGTTCGACGTCCTCAATTATTCGCTGCTGATCGGTTTAACGCTGATGATTCTTTACCCGCTTTACTTCATCCTTATCGCTTCGTTCAGCGACCCGAACCGCGTGAACGCAGGCGACGTGTGGCTTATCCCGCAAGGCATCACGTTCGAAGGGTACTTGCGCATTTTCCGCGACGGCTCCATCTGGATCGGGTACCGGAATTCGCTGCTGTACGCCGCGCTGACGGCGCTCATCGGCACGACGCTGGCGATCATGGCCGCATATCCGCTGTCGCGAAGAGATTTTCTCGGCAGAAACGCTTTCATGATCTTCTTCGCCGTAACGTTGTTCTTCAACGGCGGGCTCATTCCGACGTACCTGCTCGTGAAAAATTTACATCTCATGGATACGATTTGGGCGGTGGTGCTCGTCTCGGCGGTGGACGCCTTCGTCATCATCATCGCGAGGACGTTCTTCCAAGGCTTGCCGGAAGAAATCCGCGAGGCGGCGGTCGTGGACGGGTGCACCAACATGAGATACGTGCTCAGCTTCGTGCTCCCGCTGTCGAAGCCGATCATCGCCGTGCTCGTGCTGTTCGCGGTCGTGCGGCAGTGGAACGGATTTTTCGACGCGCTGATTTACTTGAACGACAGCGAGAAATACCCGCTCCAGCTCATCCTGCGCAACATCTTGATCGAAAATCAGCCGTCGGGCAACCTCGTGGACGACATTCAAACCGCGATGGAGAAGCAGCGCATCGTCGGCTTGATCAAGTACGGCGTCATCATCGTGGCGGCGCTGCCGCTCTTGATCTTATATCCGTTCCTGCAGCGCTATTTCGTGAAAGGGGTCTTCATCGGCTCCGTGAAAGGGTAA
- a CDS encoding extracellular solute-binding protein, producing the protein MKRNKTVLLLAVTTAMTAALAACGSEAGPEESKPAPVGQTGETGGEASADVTFPLKETVTLKAVAHRPPLAPSDFNQQPLIQELESKTNVHIEWDTVGEADYIEKRNLLLASGSLPDFFFSGRFSDSELVRYAQDGTLIPLDDLIENHMPNLKAILDARPDIKAQLTAPDGHIYSLPQGEEFGSGQEEIGANPDFLYLNKAWLDKLGLEVPKTIDEYTEVLRAFKTRDPNGNGKADEIPLTYIDNFWTGDIGVLFGAFGVPDKTYRPNNPTYIDHLNVVDGNVQFAPQQEGYKQAVAYLHQWFAEGLVDLEAFTHDYDTYFARGKTEVETIGSLIWWDKNDVVGPERGEHWVLVPPFEGMVVKWNNGGGFGRDGVTITKDNEHPEITAAWLDSFYEPTVAAQARFGPIGVWFDKDASGKLVQKPVDSPGEFRQSSAVSNGIGLLLYDHLDKVDYIEPRAAQRIKDSVEIYVPQMEKERFPNIFFTEEELKTIERLKPDISAYVNKMRAKWLLEGGVEAEWAEFQQTLKNMGIEELLQVHQAGYDRYLAAQQ; encoded by the coding sequence ATGAAGCGAAACAAGACAGTATTATTGTTAGCGGTTACAACGGCAATGACCGCGGCGCTCGCCGCCTGCGGCAGCGAGGCCGGTCCGGAAGAGTCGAAGCCGGCGCCCGTAGGGCAAACCGGGGAGACGGGCGGCGAAGCGAGCGCCGACGTCACGTTCCCGCTCAAAGAAACCGTCACGCTCAAAGCGGTCGCGCACCGCCCGCCGCTCGCGCCGAGCGATTTCAACCAGCAGCCGCTGATCCAAGAGCTGGAATCGAAGACGAACGTCCATATCGAGTGGGACACGGTCGGCGAAGCGGACTACATCGAGAAGCGCAATTTGCTGCTGGCCAGCGGCTCGCTGCCGGACTTCTTCTTCAGCGGCCGGTTCTCCGACAGCGAGCTGGTCCGGTACGCGCAGGACGGCACGCTGATCCCGCTCGACGATTTGATCGAGAACCATATGCCCAATTTGAAGGCGATTCTGGACGCGCGCCCGGACATTAAAGCGCAGCTCACCGCCCCGGACGGACATATTTATTCGCTGCCGCAAGGGGAGGAATTCGGCTCCGGCCAAGAAGAGATCGGCGCCAACCCGGACTTCCTGTACCTGAATAAAGCGTGGCTCGACAAGCTCGGCCTCGAGGTGCCGAAGACGATCGACGAGTACACGGAAGTGCTTCGGGCGTTTAAGACGCGCGACCCGAACGGGAACGGCAAGGCGGACGAAATTCCGCTCACGTACATCGACAACTTCTGGACGGGCGACATCGGCGTGCTGTTCGGCGCGTTCGGCGTCCCGGACAAAACGTACCGCCCGAACAACCCGACCTACATCGATCATCTGAACGTCGTGGACGGCAACGTGCAGTTCGCGCCGCAGCAAGAAGGCTACAAGCAAGCCGTGGCTTACCTGCACCAATGGTTCGCCGAAGGGCTCGTCGACCTCGAAGCGTTCACGCACGACTACGACACGTACTTTGCTCGCGGCAAGACGGAGGTCGAGACGATCGGCTCTTTAATCTGGTGGGATAAGAACGACGTCGTCGGGCCGGAGCGAGGCGAACATTGGGTGCTCGTTCCTCCGTTCGAAGGCATGGTCGTCAAGTGGAACAACGGCGGCGGGTTCGGCCGCGACGGCGTCACGATCACGAAGGACAACGAGCATCCGGAAATTACGGCGGCGTGGCTCGATTCTTTCTATGAGCCTACGGTGGCGGCGCAGGCGCGCTTCGGCCCGATCGGCGTCTGGTTCGACAAGGACGCTTCCGGCAAGCTCGTCCAAAAGCCGGTCGACAGCCCTGGCGAATTCCGCCAAAGCTCCGCGGTCTCGAACGGCATCGGCCTCTTGCTGTACGATCATCTGGACAAAGTCGACTACATCGAGCCGCGCGCGGCTCAGCGGATCAAGGACAGCGTCGAGATCTACGTTCCGCAGATGGAAAAAGAACGGTTCCCGAACATTTTCTTCACCGAAGAAGAATTGAAGACGATCGAGCGGCTCAAGCCCGACATTTCCGCGTACGTCAACAAGATGCGCGCGAAATGGCTGCTCGAAGGCGGCGTCGAAGCGGAGTGGGCCGAATTCCAGCAGACGCTCAAAAATATGGGCATCGAAGAGCTGCTGCAGGTGCATCAGGCTGGATATGACCGTTATTTGGCGGCGCAGCAGTAA
- a CDS encoding ABC transporter substrate-binding protein, whose amino-acid sequence MNKRNSILVSCVMTTALLVAGCSSATSGGPSGDSGKAGGASADGAAAANFNPAGLPIVNEKVTLKFVSPKSPIAPDYNDMTIFKRLEEQTNVHIDWENIPGDGYQEKKNLKLASGDLPDAFYASGFSDYDLVKYGAEGVLLPLEDLIDQYAPNLKKLFEQRPELKKMVTAPDGHIYSLPRAEEMDLINMPNIMVINKAWLDKLGLAMPTTIHEYYEVLKAFRDNDPNGNGKKDEIPLSWWWQGWCGNEADLFAMFGLPDNPNGDDHRVVRDGKVIYAPVQPEYKAALEFYHNWFQEGLIDPEIVTNDPTKLFAKGKSEDVILGSYIWWEIEEVVGPERAKDYVILPPLKGVNGEIMIGRTNYSEYGRDAFVLTSANKHPEITMRWVDQLYEPKMSAQINWGPIGEIYKEDENGMLVNVELPEGVSMGEYRQKVAPGGPFVVLREHFGTVVDMEPRAKQRLKDLETYYKPHQVQESYPMIFFSPEDLDRINRIESEIKPIVSQMKAKWLMEGGIDAEWDAYVQQLNDIGLQELMDIYQKGLDEFNS is encoded by the coding sequence ATGAACAAGCGGAATTCGATTTTAGTGTCATGCGTCATGACGACGGCGCTCCTCGTCGCCGGCTGCTCGAGCGCGACGTCGGGGGGCCCCAGCGGCGATAGCGGAAAGGCCGGCGGGGCGTCCGCGGACGGCGCCGCGGCGGCGAACTTTAACCCGGCCGGACTGCCGATCGTAAACGAGAAGGTGACGCTCAAATTCGTGTCGCCGAAATCGCCGATCGCGCCCGATTATAACGACATGACGATCTTCAAACGACTCGAGGAGCAAACGAACGTCCATATCGATTGGGAGAACATCCCGGGCGACGGGTACCAAGAGAAGAAGAACTTGAAGCTGGCGAGCGGCGATTTGCCGGATGCGTTCTACGCTTCTGGCTTCTCGGACTACGATTTGGTCAAGTACGGGGCCGAAGGGGTGCTGCTTCCGCTGGAGGACTTGATCGATCAATACGCGCCGAATCTCAAGAAGCTGTTCGAGCAGCGCCCGGAGCTGAAGAAGATGGTGACGGCCCCGGACGGACATATTTACTCGCTGCCGCGGGCGGAAGAGATGGATCTCATCAACATGCCGAACATTATGGTCATCAACAAGGCGTGGCTCGACAAGCTCGGCCTCGCGATGCCGACGACCATCCACGAATATTACGAAGTGCTCAAGGCGTTCCGCGATAACGATCCGAACGGGAACGGCAAGAAGGACGAAATTCCGCTCTCGTGGTGGTGGCAGGGCTGGTGCGGCAACGAAGCGGATTTGTTCGCCATGTTCGGCCTTCCGGACAATCCGAACGGGGACGATCACCGCGTCGTGAGAGACGGGAAGGTCATTTACGCCCCGGTGCAGCCCGAGTATAAAGCAGCTTTGGAATTTTATCACAACTGGTTTCAAGAAGGACTCATCGATCCCGAAATCGTCACGAACGACCCGACGAAGCTGTTCGCCAAAGGAAAGTCTGAGGACGTGATCTTGGGTTCGTACATTTGGTGGGAGATCGAGGAAGTCGTCGGGCCGGAGCGGGCGAAGGATTACGTCATTCTGCCTCCGCTCAAAGGCGTGAACGGCGAAATTATGATCGGCCGCACCAACTACTCCGAGTACGGCCGCGACGCGTTCGTCCTGACAAGCGCGAACAAGCATCCGGAAATTACGATGCGCTGGGTCGACCAGCTGTACGAGCCGAAAATGTCCGCGCAAATCAACTGGGGACCGATCGGGGAAATTTATAAGGAAGACGAAAACGGCATGCTCGTCAACGTAGAGCTTCCCGAGGGCGTGTCGATGGGCGAGTATCGCCAGAAGGTAGCGCCGGGCGGTCCGTTCGTCGTGCTGCGGGAGCATTTCGGCACCGTCGTCGATATGGAGCCGCGCGCGAAGCAGCGGTTGAAGGATTTGGAGACGTATTACAAACCGCATCAAGTACAGGAATCGTATCCGATGATTTTCTTCAGCCCGGAGGATCTCGACCGCATCAACCGGATCGAATCCGAAATCAAGCCGATCGTCAGCCAGATGAAAGCCAAATGGTTGATGGAAGGCGGCATCGACGCGGAGTGGGACGCTTACGTGCAGCAGTTGAACGATATCGGTTTGCAGGAGCTCATGGACATTTACCAAAAGGGCCTGGACGAATTTAACAGCTGA
- a CDS encoding ABC transporter permease, giving the protein MTDKKRWKQIRNSYQLYLLLFPIVLYYLIFQYLPMYGVIIAFKDYSVTKGILGSPWAGFEHFQRFFESPRFWTIIQNTIGLSALSLIVGFPLPIVLALLMNQLISKRFKRFVQTVLYAPHFISVVVIVGMLYVFLAHHGPVNHAIGLAGGDAVNFLSAPEWFKPLYVLSGIWQETGFACIIYLAALSGVNPETHEAAIVDGASKWQRIVNVDIPTIIPTAVVLLVLAVGNLMNVGFEKAYLMQSPLNLPSSEVIPTYVYKVGLQQAQYSFSAAVGLFNAVVNLILLVTVNIVAKRISGTGL; this is encoded by the coding sequence ATGACAGACAAAAAGCGCTGGAAACAAATTCGCAACAGCTACCAGCTCTATCTCTTGCTGTTTCCAATCGTGCTGTACTACTTGATTTTCCAATACCTGCCGATGTACGGGGTCATTATCGCGTTCAAGGATTATTCCGTCACCAAAGGGATTCTCGGCAGTCCGTGGGCGGGCTTCGAGCACTTTCAGCGGTTTTTCGAATCCCCGCGGTTTTGGACCATCATCCAAAACACAATCGGCTTGAGCGCGTTGTCGCTGATCGTCGGCTTTCCGCTGCCGATCGTGCTGGCGCTGCTGATGAACCAATTGATCAGCAAGCGGTTCAAGCGGTTCGTCCAGACGGTGCTGTACGCGCCGCACTTCATTTCCGTCGTCGTCATCGTCGGCATGCTGTACGTGTTCCTCGCGCACCACGGCCCGGTCAATCATGCGATCGGGCTGGCCGGCGGCGATGCGGTGAACTTTTTGTCCGCCCCGGAGTGGTTCAAACCGCTGTACGTCTTATCCGGCATTTGGCAGGAAACCGGCTTCGCCTGCATCATTTACTTGGCCGCATTGAGCGGCGTCAATCCGGAGACGCACGAAGCGGCGATCGTGGACGGCGCCTCGAAGTGGCAGCGCATCGTGAACGTCGACATACCGACGATCATTCCGACGGCGGTCGTGCTCCTGGTGCTCGCGGTGGGGAACCTCATGAACGTCGGCTTCGAGAAGGCGTATTTGATGCAGTCGCCGCTCAATTTGCCTTCTTCCGAGGTGATTCCCACTTACGTCTACAAGGTCGGCCTGCAGCAGGCGCAATACAGCTTTTCCGCGGCGGTCGGACTGTTCAACGCCGTCGTCAATCTGATTTTGCTCGTCACCGTCAACATCGTCGCCAAACGCATTTCCGGAACCGGGTTGTAA